A genome region from Gossypium hirsutum isolate 1008001.06 chromosome A04, Gossypium_hirsutum_v2.1, whole genome shotgun sequence includes the following:
- the LOC107948795 gene encoding uncharacterized protein isoform X1: MRESYLLFTLLLVLLPSTLHFQAHAAPAGPLVKHLSSLLKWTRSTTKAPQSDGNVLQFENGYLVETVVEGNEIGVVPYKIRVSEDGELFAVDEVNSNIVKITPPLSQYSRGRLVAGSFQGYTGHVDGKPSDARFNHPKGVTMDDKGNVYVADTMNLAIRKIGDAGVTTIAGGKSNVAGYRDGPSEDAKFSNDFDVIYVQPTCSLLVIDRGNAALRQISLNQDDCDYQYSSVSPTGTGLLADILMVLGAILAGYATCLLQQGFGPSFFPRMQPSDREFKEQPSKEKLTPIVDSTKEVPGWPSFGQLVADLSKLALEAMGSIFLYFVPSRFQPNSSKKGLTPMKDSLIMPEDEVPPPLVQRQATPAPISETRQTHTTNTADKYSEMKPPKIKSSSFRDPSLSSKHRSSKRQEYAEFYGPGEVPPYTRSKTQKERTRHRQRDKTAEVVYGTGGADQKPVETKPVDYDNSKFDHYNMRSKYGSSDSFRF; encoded by the exons CTTTTCACACTGCTACTTGTTTTACTTCCTTCCACCCTGCATTTCCAAGCTCATGCTGCCCCTGCTG GACCATTGGTGAAGCACTTGTCTTCTTTACTTAAATGGACCAGGTCTACCACTAAAGCACCCCAATCAG ATGGCAATGTTCTTCAATTTGAGAATGGGTACTTAGTTGAGACTGTAGTTGAAGGCAATGAGATAGGAGTTGTTCCTTACAAAATTCGGGTCTCAGAGGATGGAGAATTATTTGCTGTTGATGAAGTTAATAGTAACATTGTTAAGATTACTCCACCATTGTCTCAAT ATAGCCGTGGAAGATTGGTTGCCGGGTCATTTCAAGGTTACACGGGGCATGTGGATGGAAAGCCAAGTGATGCTCGTTTCAATCATCCCAAAGGTGTAACCATGGATGATAAAGGGAATGTATATGTTGCTGATACCATGAATCTTGCCATTCGAAAGATAGGAGATGCAG GTGTCACAACGATTGCTGGAGGCAAATCAAATGTTGCAGGATATAGGGATGGGCCTAGCGAGGATGCAAAGTTCTCGAATGATTTTGATGTGATATATGTTCAACCGACCTGTTCGCTGTTAGTTATTGATAGAGGAAATGCTGCTCTTCGACAAATCTCACTTAACCAAGACGATTGTGATTATCAGTATAGTTCAGTTTCTCCCACAG GCACTGGCCTTTTAGCAGATATCCTAATGGTTCTTGGTGCTATCTTGGCCGGCTATGCCACATGCTTACTTCAGCAAGGATTCGGACCTTCTTTCTTCCCAAGAATG CAACCTTCCGATAGAGAATTCAAAGAACAACCAAGCAAGGAGAAGTTGACTCCTATTGTCGATAGCACGAAAGAAGTACCTGGGTGGCCATCTTTTGGCCAACTTGTCGCAGATCTTTCTAAGCTTGCACTTGAAGCAATGGGAAGCATATTCCTCTACTTTGTCCCCTCTCGTTTTCAACCAAATAGCTCAAAGAAAGGTCTTACACCAATGAAGGATTCTCTTATAATGCCTGAAGATGAAGTCCCCCCTCCGTTAGTTCAAAGGCAGGCCACTCCAGCACCCATTTCTGAAACCCGGCAGACGCATACGACTAATACAGCTGATAAGTATTCGGAAATGAAGCCTCCGAAGATAAAGTCAAGCAGTTTTAGGGATCCTTCTTTGTCTAGCAAGCACCGTTCCTCCAAAAGACAAGAATATGCCGAGTTCTATGGGCCTGGCGAGGTTCCACCTTACACTAGGTCTAAGACCCAGAAAGAAAGAACAAGACATCGCCAACGAGATAAAACAGCCGAGGTGGTTTACGGAACAGGTGGGGCAGATCAAAAACCTGTTGAGACAAAGCCAGTAGATTACGATAACTCAAAGTTCGATCATTACAACATGAGGAGCAAATATGGATCCAGTGATTCATTCCGGTTCTGA
- the LOC107948793 gene encoding pentatricopeptide repeat-containing protein At1g62930, chloroplastic isoform X2, which yields MEGFNGQLTQITLPTLSLNITSQAKVYSSWVSAGAICGFIFKLTSCFSILLSFKIWNEMDKARRVLQLMIEKGCAPNIVTYSTMINGYCKGKRLDEAMELFHEISQKGPIPNIVTYNNLMQSMFQLGKVSKACELFRKMLASGQVPNPVTCLILLDGLFKTGNLKEALKFFQAMQNSGLELDIGPYTILTDGLCKAGHIEVAKELFHQLSDNGLKPNVYKYGVTINGLYKEELPDEAYRLFGSMGDNDCPPNSCCYTVMIRGFL from the exons ATGGAGGGATTTAATGGCCAATTAACCCAAATTACGCTCCCAACCCTTTCCCTAAACATCACTTCTCAAGCCAAAGTTTACAGTTCTTGGGTTAGTGCCGGCGCCATTTGTGGTTTCATTTTCAAGCTCACCTCTTGTTTTTCCATTTTGCTTAGTTTCAAGATATGG AATGAAATGGATAAAGCTAGAAGAGTTTTACAGTTGATGATTGAGAAGGGTTGTGCACCTAATATAGTTACTTACAGCACCATGATCAATGGATATTGCAAAGGTAAAAGGTTAGATGAAGCAATGGAACTCTTTCATGAAATATCTCAAAAGGGACCAATCCCGAATATTGTCACATACAACAATCTCATGCAAAGTATGTTTCAATTAGGGAAGGTTTCAAAAGCATGTGAACTGTTTAGAAAGATGCTTGCTTCTGGACAAGTTCCAAATCCAGTGACCTGTTTGATTTTGTTGGATGGCTTATTTAAAACAGGTAATCTCAAAGAGGCATTGAAATTTTTTCAAGCAATGCAAAACAGTGGGTTGGAACTTGATATTGGCCCATATACTATCCTAACTGATGGCTTGTGCAAAGCTGGGCATATTGAAGTTGCCAAGGAATTATTTCATCAACTCTCAGACAATGGTTTAAAACCGAATGTTTACAAATATGGtgtaacgattaatggactgtaTAAAGAGGAATTGCCAGATGAAGCATACAGGTTGTTTGGGAGCATGGGAGATAATGACTGTCCGCCTAATAGTTGCTGTTATACTGTAATGATTCGGGGGTTCCTTTGA
- the LOC107948793 gene encoding pentatricopeptide repeat-containing protein At1g63400 isoform X3, producing MVDNNISLNIVTYTILIDALCKEGMISKAVETLDMMRKQGIEPNVVTYDALVNGHCLQNEMDKARRVLQLMIEKGCAPNIVTYSTMINGYCKGNLKEALKFFQAMQNSGLELDIGPYTILTDGLCKAGHIEVAKELFHQLSDNGLKPNVYKYGVTINGLYKEELPDEAYRLFGSMGDNDCPPNSCCYTVMIRGFL from the exons ATGGTGGATAACAATATTTCACTTAATATTGTCACATATACTATATTGATTGATGCACTTTGCAAGGAAGGAATGATTTCTAAAGCTGTAGAGACCCTTGACATGATGAGAAAGCAGGGCATTGAGCCTAATGTTGTTACCTATGATGCATTAGTTAATGGTCATTGCTTGCAGAATGAAATGGATAAAGCTAGAAGAGTTTTACAGTTGATGATTGAGAAGGGTTGTGCACCTAATATAGTTACTTACAGCACCATGATCAATGGATATTGCAAAG GTAATCTCAAAGAGGCATTGAAATTTTTTCAAGCAATGCAAAACAGTGGGTTGGAACTTGATATTGGCCCATATACTATCCTAACTGATGGCTTGTGCAAAGCTGGGCATATTGAAGTTGCCAAGGAATTATTTCATCAACTCTCAGACAATGGTTTAAAACCGAATGTTTACAAATATGGtgtaacgattaatggactgtaTAAAGAGGAATTGCCAGATGAAGCATACAGGTTGTTTGGGAGCATGGGAGATAATGACTGTCCGCCTAATAGTTGCTGTTATACTGTAATGATTCGGGGGTTCCTTTGA
- the LOC107948795 gene encoding uncharacterized protein isoform X2 has translation MRESYLLFTLLLVLLPSTLHFQAHAAPAGPLVKHLSSLLKWTRSTTKAPQSDGNVLQFENGYLVETVVEGNEIGVVPYKIRVSEDGELFAVDEVNSNIVKITPPLSQYSRGRLVAGSFQGYTGHVDGKPSDARFNHPKGVTMDDKGNVYVADTMNLAIRKIGDAGVTTIAGGKSNVAGYRDGPSEDAKFSNDFDVIYVQPTCSLLVIDRGNAALRQISLNQDDCDYQYSSVSPTDILMVLGAILAGYATCLLQQGFGPSFFPRMQPSDREFKEQPSKEKLTPIVDSTKEVPGWPSFGQLVADLSKLALEAMGSIFLYFVPSRFQPNSSKKGLTPMKDSLIMPEDEVPPPLVQRQATPAPISETRQTHTTNTADKYSEMKPPKIKSSSFRDPSLSSKHRSSKRQEYAEFYGPGEVPPYTRSKTQKERTRHRQRDKTAEVVYGTGGADQKPVETKPVDYDNSKFDHYNMRSKYGSSDSFRF, from the exons CTTTTCACACTGCTACTTGTTTTACTTCCTTCCACCCTGCATTTCCAAGCTCATGCTGCCCCTGCTG GACCATTGGTGAAGCACTTGTCTTCTTTACTTAAATGGACCAGGTCTACCACTAAAGCACCCCAATCAG ATGGCAATGTTCTTCAATTTGAGAATGGGTACTTAGTTGAGACTGTAGTTGAAGGCAATGAGATAGGAGTTGTTCCTTACAAAATTCGGGTCTCAGAGGATGGAGAATTATTTGCTGTTGATGAAGTTAATAGTAACATTGTTAAGATTACTCCACCATTGTCTCAAT ATAGCCGTGGAAGATTGGTTGCCGGGTCATTTCAAGGTTACACGGGGCATGTGGATGGAAAGCCAAGTGATGCTCGTTTCAATCATCCCAAAGGTGTAACCATGGATGATAAAGGGAATGTATATGTTGCTGATACCATGAATCTTGCCATTCGAAAGATAGGAGATGCAG GTGTCACAACGATTGCTGGAGGCAAATCAAATGTTGCAGGATATAGGGATGGGCCTAGCGAGGATGCAAAGTTCTCGAATGATTTTGATGTGATATATGTTCAACCGACCTGTTCGCTGTTAGTTATTGATAGAGGAAATGCTGCTCTTCGACAAATCTCACTTAACCAAGACGATTGTGATTATCAGTATAGTTCAGTTTCTCCCACAG ATATCCTAATGGTTCTTGGTGCTATCTTGGCCGGCTATGCCACATGCTTACTTCAGCAAGGATTCGGACCTTCTTTCTTCCCAAGAATG CAACCTTCCGATAGAGAATTCAAAGAACAACCAAGCAAGGAGAAGTTGACTCCTATTGTCGATAGCACGAAAGAAGTACCTGGGTGGCCATCTTTTGGCCAACTTGTCGCAGATCTTTCTAAGCTTGCACTTGAAGCAATGGGAAGCATATTCCTCTACTTTGTCCCCTCTCGTTTTCAACCAAATAGCTCAAAGAAAGGTCTTACACCAATGAAGGATTCTCTTATAATGCCTGAAGATGAAGTCCCCCCTCCGTTAGTTCAAAGGCAGGCCACTCCAGCACCCATTTCTGAAACCCGGCAGACGCATACGACTAATACAGCTGATAAGTATTCGGAAATGAAGCCTCCGAAGATAAAGTCAAGCAGTTTTAGGGATCCTTCTTTGTCTAGCAAGCACCGTTCCTCCAAAAGACAAGAATATGCCGAGTTCTATGGGCCTGGCGAGGTTCCACCTTACACTAGGTCTAAGACCCAGAAAGAAAGAACAAGACATCGCCAACGAGATAAAACAGCCGAGGTGGTTTACGGAACAGGTGGGGCAGATCAAAAACCTGTTGAGACAAAGCCAGTAGATTACGATAACTCAAAGTTCGATCATTACAACATGAGGAGCAAATATGGATCCAGTGATTCATTCCGGTTCTGA
- the LOC107948793 gene encoding pentatricopeptide repeat-containing protein At1g62930, chloroplastic isoform X1 — MVDNNISLNIVTYTILIDALCKEGMISKAVETLDMMRKQGIEPNVVTYDALVNGHCLQNEMDKARRVLQLMIEKGCAPNIVTYSTMINGYCKGKRLDEAMELFHEISQKGPIPNIVTYNNLMQSMFQLGKVSKACELFRKMLASGQVPNPVTCLILLDGLFKTGNLKEALKFFQAMQNSGLELDIGPYTILTDGLCKAGHIEVAKELFHQLSDNGLKPNVYKYGVTINGLYKEELPDEAYRLFGSMGDNDCPPNSCCYTVMIRGFL; from the coding sequence ATGGTGGATAACAATATTTCACTTAATATTGTCACATATACTATATTGATTGATGCACTTTGCAAGGAAGGAATGATTTCTAAAGCTGTAGAGACCCTTGACATGATGAGAAAGCAGGGCATTGAGCCTAATGTTGTTACCTATGATGCATTAGTTAATGGTCATTGCTTGCAGAATGAAATGGATAAAGCTAGAAGAGTTTTACAGTTGATGATTGAGAAGGGTTGTGCACCTAATATAGTTACTTACAGCACCATGATCAATGGATATTGCAAAGGTAAAAGGTTAGATGAAGCAATGGAACTCTTTCATGAAATATCTCAAAAGGGACCAATCCCGAATATTGTCACATACAACAATCTCATGCAAAGTATGTTTCAATTAGGGAAGGTTTCAAAAGCATGTGAACTGTTTAGAAAGATGCTTGCTTCTGGACAAGTTCCAAATCCAGTGACCTGTTTGATTTTGTTGGATGGCTTATTTAAAACAGGTAATCTCAAAGAGGCATTGAAATTTTTTCAAGCAATGCAAAACAGTGGGTTGGAACTTGATATTGGCCCATATACTATCCTAACTGATGGCTTGTGCAAAGCTGGGCATATTGAAGTTGCCAAGGAATTATTTCATCAACTCTCAGACAATGGTTTAAAACCGAATGTTTACAAATATGGtgtaacgattaatggactgtaTAAAGAGGAATTGCCAGATGAAGCATACAGGTTGTTTGGGAGCATGGGAGATAATGACTGTCCGCCTAATAGTTGCTGTTATACTGTAATGATTCGGGGGTTCCTTTGA
- the LOC107948793 gene encoding pentatricopeptide repeat-containing protein At1g63080, mitochondrial isoform X4: MEGFNGQLTQITLPTLSLNITSQAKVYSSWVSAGAICGFIFKLTSCFSILLSFKIWNEMDKARRVLQLMIEKGCAPNIVTYSTMINGYCKGNLKEALKFFQAMQNSGLELDIGPYTILTDGLCKAGHIEVAKELFHQLSDNGLKPNVYKYGVTINGLYKEELPDEAYRLFGSMGDNDCPPNSCCYTVMIRGFL, from the exons ATGGAGGGATTTAATGGCCAATTAACCCAAATTACGCTCCCAACCCTTTCCCTAAACATCACTTCTCAAGCCAAAGTTTACAGTTCTTGGGTTAGTGCCGGCGCCATTTGTGGTTTCATTTTCAAGCTCACCTCTTGTTTTTCCATTTTGCTTAGTTTCAAGATATGG AATGAAATGGATAAAGCTAGAAGAGTTTTACAGTTGATGATTGAGAAGGGTTGTGCACCTAATATAGTTACTTACAGCACCATGATCAATGGATATTGCAAAG GTAATCTCAAAGAGGCATTGAAATTTTTTCAAGCAATGCAAAACAGTGGGTTGGAACTTGATATTGGCCCATATACTATCCTAACTGATGGCTTGTGCAAAGCTGGGCATATTGAAGTTGCCAAGGAATTATTTCATCAACTCTCAGACAATGGTTTAAAACCGAATGTTTACAAATATGGtgtaacgattaatggactgtaTAAAGAGGAATTGCCAGATGAAGCATACAGGTTGTTTGGGAGCATGGGAGATAATGACTGTCCGCCTAATAGTTGCTGTTATACTGTAATGATTCGGGGGTTCCTTTGA